The following is a genomic window from Mya arenaria isolate MELC-2E11 chromosome 4, ASM2691426v1.
ATTGAATCGAATAAGTAACTACTCATATTGATTCGAATAAGTAACCACTTAATTGTATTATATCCAATTAGTAACCACTTGTATTGAATCTAATGAGTAACTCGTATTAAATTCATTTAGTAACCACTGGTATCGAGTTATATTAGTCACATTGAATTGAATTAGAAACCACTCGTAATGAATCTAAATAATTACACACATCTTGAATTAAATTACTAACCTCTCGTATTGAATCTAATGAATTACTAAGTGTATTCAATCAAATAACTAAACACTGGTTTTAAATCGAACTATTAACCTCTCCTATTGAATCTAATAAGTAACTCGTCTGAATCGATTTACCCCTTGtattaaattgacttaataaccttttcatattgaatttaattattaatagtTCGTATTGAATTGAATTAGATATAGTTCGTATTGAATTGAATTAGATATCGTTCGTATTGAACTGAATTAAAACTTCATCCGTGTAACTGACTAGGCTTCTGCTTATGTATGCCCAATTGTTATAAATTGGGCTACAACGCATGGTCTTTTccagaaatgttatttttagataaaaaaatttGTGCAAGTTATCTGCACATATTTCTTTTTGCTTGGCATAACGaatcaacttaaaaataaataaatggctCTCAGAACATTATCAACAGCTTCCTAAGCCCATTACCTTGCTTTGGGCCTGAATGCTTCatgttcaaacaaaatgttctaCTTCGGATTTTCAGTCTGTTATATATCATCCTTGAATGATCATTCTGatttactaaataaattccGAACAGTTAATGCACGCTAAAGAACCAATTAGAACTACCTTGGTAGAGTACAGTACTCGGACCTTCTTGTATCTTTCTCTGTCATTTATGGCGAACATTTTTGGTCAAATGTCGCCTAAAGTCAAAAGAAGTGCCGAAAAAGAGGATCACCTCTAAATTTAGAGGTGTGGCTATCTAACGTAGTAGTTGTTATATTTAAAGGGGTTTATAAAGAGAGGTGCACCTCTTTATTTAGGAGTGCATTTCTATTTCGACTCGAGTTTTGACCCAAATGGCATGTCATAGTCTCTTCCGCTCCACTGTTTCCTTACCGAAAACCAAGACACCCCATAAGCAAACAGTACAATGACTTCCATACAAGTAGATTGACGTCCAGTCTGGAAACTATTTACTTTTTTCGTGTGATGGTAAACTTTTCTACCTTCACATTCTTGTCTCGTTTACCCCAAAGCAACCTTTTCTGACCcatataaagtcattttaaaagatataaaagtTCTCGTTTTTCCGCTTGATATTCGACTAATATTCAAGATGGGGAAGTTAATCTGTCTCGCATGTGATAATGTTTGCGTTTATTTAGGTGAAAAAAAATACGCGTTATCAACACGCgcatgtcaataaaatattctaatGTCCTCGATACCCGTTATCACAGTATGTCAGTAACaacaggggcggatccaggaattgatgttagagggggcgtaacttaggggcgcaaccttttgacatgcgcctctccctcagaaccaaaagtatatggcataaactgtttgcatgaGGATTTTGGGTTACTCCCTCaagcaaatgttaacaatttgtagtcggaaatgatgcatgaTGAGCGTTTTCATTACCTTTTATATCCcatattgatgaaaaaagtaaactttgaagATTTTAGAGGGGAGCGCGCAGGAtgcgcacccccccccccccccttaatcCACTAGTGAACAAGCGCTGTTTTGTCAACTTGACGTAACAACCGGTTATTGAACCGGAAATGAAAAATAGtatgttaaatgaaaaatgcaGCACACACGCGAAAGATGTGTAAATGCACACGCGTGAGTCTTATAATTGTGTATAGGTCTTCAAGTAATAGAAGCACGCATGCGAATCAGGTATGTATTCTGCATAGGAACAGACACGTACGAACGTCGTGGGGAAAAACGTCTCAAGTGGTTGTTGAACTGACTTATCTATTAAGAAAAACACTTGGTATAGATATCATTTGTGATTCCTTGTTTTTGCACAATCTTAGGgcgttaaaaatattttgttaccgGTTTTTCGACCTACCCCATTTCTTTGCCCCGATTCTAGACCATTTTATTGTCTTGAGAACTGTTGTTTACCAtttgttgattatttgttttaaaagttaaaaatgaagtgtttttgaCTTTTAACAATATCAGTGATTCTAATACTGATTGTTTCAGTTTTCTTAAGCATATCTTTATTCTATAAgtttttggtaataaaaaaaCTCTCTAGAAACAATTTGcctaataataaataaataaataaaacgatcAACCTAccgtattttttattttatttttttattttatttgtttgttgttgttttttgttgttgttatttttttattttttttttgggggggggatgAAACCcgaaataaacatattacttGTTACGCCTAATCtacaatttcatgttttatcaaCAGTATGTTATTCAACAGTGGTATCAAGCGAATACATAAAGCGTGATCACTTAATTTCCTTATACAGTTCTTTTTTCAATAACACAATCGCATATAATGCATGATAATCGTACGGCCTGaatctttaaaacattgatgcTTCCTCGACGCTCATGTATTGGAGCGAAATGTTTCGAGAGTGACGAACAGCAGAGCGAGATGGATACTTAAACCAGGACAGTGGAGCAATGGTCGATCTAGTTTAAGCCTGAAATATCATGGAACTATTACGTACTTCAACCTGTTTTCAACGTGGTAGAGATGTGAGGTTTATCATGTGATACTATAGTTGTTTAATCAGCTTCAACACTGTCGTCAACGTAAACGTGAACATTAATTACACGTTTGTTCTTACGCTGACGTTACAGGCTGCATTACGTCTTTTGGCGTTTAAGAAGGCATGGAGGGAAACGCTGAGACAGCGGACTTGCAACGTGGTCAACAAGAGGTGGAACATTTGCTTCCTCCTGATGCTGGGTTGTCTGAGAGCCATAAACAATTGTCTGAAAATGGAATACTTTCAACGTACGTTGTTTCAGAATTCGGTTCAGAAGTATTGAAAAGTGTGCATTCAGTGCAGGTCTGCGAGAAAGTGTGTGAACCAAACGGAAATAAGGACGAATGCATTGAGGACTTGGAACCTCACCTAGATTCGCACTGGAGCTTCGCTATTGCGTTAGCGTCTTTCCTGGCACAAGTAGGttacttgtaaatatttttttcagaagtaTAATCGTGTAGGGCATTGTCCTCAAATACCAAGTCAAGTATGTCATGAGTCTGATAATTGAGATCATGATTTGTCAGAGGTTATCACATATTGATAACTAAAGACTACTTCATGATAGCGTAAGTCTGACCTTAAGTGGCCTACATTTTCAGCCTCTACTTTCAGTATCGATTAAGTATGTTTGGCCTGGTTCTAATTCATGACTACTAAACGCCAACTCCACCACTTATCTGTGGTGCgaaaaaaatgagtattttcgacagcgccaccactacccCACAGCGCCAACAGTATAGCAACAGCACcaaaacttttataaatatatcaaatttccTTTCTACGATGAGTTTGTACGTTTTAATGTGTACCGGCGAAAGTAGTACACATAACAGTTCCATAAGCATGCGATATAATGTTCTTACGGTGTGTCTATGCACCTTAGTGTACTTGAAATGCTAGCAAATTTCAAAATAGGTATAACTCCCAATCGgtagaaaagctcctggcaatACAGTTCGCACAAAAGTGAAACGAAATCGTAATCAACCTGTagtaaaagtgttttaaacggtaccacattctccagGTTTCGAAATAtgtcaatttaataaaaaaatataaaaggaaaAGTAAGTCATACTCGCATGTGTACAAACAAAATGCACAGCTGcacagctcattttctttgcaccgCCGATGAGTGGTGGAGCTGGAGTGTAGTAGGCGTGTAATTACTTATGTCAAAATGAATCTTTGAGAATAcacaaaatttatttcagcGCTCTACGGGTATCCAACACAAATATAGCATTAGCAATCAGTGGAAGCTGCTTGACTGAACTGCACAGCTTGAAAAGTTAAATGTTTGAGGTATTGAATGCAAAGCAAACAACCGGCACACGTTGAAACTATCGTTATAAATCGCTTCAGACGGACCTTAACAAccgtttattaattattaaggAGAGCATAATGTTGCCgctttgtccgtccgtccgtccgtccgtccgtccgtcacaacatgttttcataattggTGCTTGTCAGGGccataacttcaaaactactgaCGGGCTTGAACTAAACCTTAGTAAATAGATAGATGGAAATGAGAAGACGTGCAATGCACAATTTAattgctgttgttttatttaaattctttaaatttTCGCTTGAATTTAATTCTCTAACCTACCCATATATTTCCATGTTATTATGGAAATAACTTGGGTACAACAATGCTATAACCATTCATCTTCTACCAGcacattgtattacaatttatGTAATTGTCCAAGGTCAAAGTTATGTTATGTAACAGGGAAGTCGAACTAGTATGgattgaaggaaaacaaacaccgtttgaatgtattacaatttctgctTCTCCAACACACTATACCATGCGATATGCCGATAACTCTTTTTTAAGTTGTGAGTTGTCATTTCAGTTCAGCATTTTCTTTCAGGCGATTCTTGGCGGTCACGTTTACACGACGGGGATTTTCTACACGGTGTTCCGGGAACAGTTTCCGGAAGCGAACGAGGTGGCCGTCAGCTGGTTGTGCTCTATGCCGATCACACTGTGGTTCGTCGGAAGTAactaatatttattatgtttaggTTTGTGGTAATATCCACTAGTGGGTCCAGGTATAAGAAATACGCCCAGTGTGCACCATTtaggactagaaattgttaaaattaccTTCGGGGATCACCCCCATATCCCCTCTTAACACTTGAAACCAAgggtcaaaaggttacgcccctaagtgaCGCCCCCTCTTACATCTTATCCTGGATCCTCCCCTGATatcttatattttaagtttcacAAACAAGCGCTTTTCATGTTGGGAGACCTTTCTTACTGTTCAACTCAGTCTGTCTGTCAGTTTAAAATCTCGTTAAAAAATCTCACTCTGctcattcttaatcattaagatatcaATTCATATCACTATTACATAGAATTACGCTAGCAAACGCCAAACTAAATCCGCGCGTATCTCGCTAACAAGGGGGTTTAAAACTTTTGAAGGTTTTTCTTGTAGGTAAGTATCAGTACctaattaaaattttgaaacatcGGCAAGGTCCCGAATTTGTTTGCAGATTTAGTCAAATGATTATTAGATAcgtacattatttatttagcaGTATCATATTCAATTCCGATGAAATAGCCTTTTTTCGTTAATATCATGaagccagtgatataagactagtGACGAAAGATCAGATATCTTTTTACTTtcgaaaattgaagttttatagctaaaagccttattaacgctttaagaaaaaaaatcaacataaaacagcaattttgaacgtaaatatgaaaaactgcgatctgatcttttttagcagtcttatatcactggttctcagacattaacgcaaaaaaatggctcattccaagacaagaaataaaaataggtGAATCAAAACGGCCCATCTgcgagggtgcagctttaacggCAACATGGGCACAAATCGGAAATAAAATACGTAGCATGGTCTTTAACTCTCTTGATTTGTGAAGTAGAAGTTAAATTTGTGAGATTTAATagataaattattcaaaatccTGCTTTAGCTAGTTTTCTTTGCAAAAAACGGCTACACATGTATATCcaaattttgataacatttcgTGGGGTTTGTACAAGGATATGTATAAAAGTTTGGAAGAATGCTCTATTTAATCTAAccatatcaataaatacaaacttGCATATTTTAATGCTGTTATctcaaacaaatgtttatgttttaaggtCCTCTGGGTAGTGCTCTGTCAAACCGGTACGGATGTCGAACTGCGTCAATAACGGGAGGGTTTCTTGCGTCCACGGGGCTAACACTCTGTTACTTCACAAACAACTTCTATCTCATCTTTCTGTTTTATGGCGTCGTTGCAGGTTCGttgaatgattatttttatacgTTGACAGAATTTTTAAGAAAGTATAAGCCAGTGAATATAACTCCAGAACGATGACAGCTTCATGCATTACTCAGAAACAACTGTTTCGTCCCAACAATCACTAATAATGTTGCGTTTATATGACGAGATTTACCTCGGGGGCAAATATGAGCATATGATCACAAATTCTAGTATTTACTAGCATTATATGACATAAAATTCCCTCGGGGACAAATTTGCCCCAAGTTTGGAGGTGGGTTAAATGTGCCCCCGTGTGTATTTATGTCATATAAACGCAATCACGGATTTGCCCCCCGATGTTTGCGACGCTAAGCACTatgaataaatgattaaatattcgTACATTAATTCCATATAATTAACTTATTTCAGCGTCTAGTATGTGTTGTAGGTTTCGGCAACGGCATACATTATGTAGGGTTCGTCGCGTCAGTGAGCAGATACTTCAAGAAATTCCGCACCGTGGCAAACATTATCACCACAATTGGGGTGACGTTTGGAATGGCACTGTATGCAACCTTAGTCCCTATGCTCAACGACGCTTTCTCCTGGCAGGGGACTTTGTTAATATTAGGTGGAATTAGTTTTAATTTGTGTTCATTGGCATGTATATTATTTCCCATTAAACATAGCACTCCCATgccaaaaaagaaaataatgaacttCAGTCTTCTTAAAGACAAGCATGTCCTCCTTTTCGatattcaatgcattttatGCAATCTCTCAAGCGGAGTGATTTTTCTCCATCTGCCAGCTTTAATTATATCAAACGGCATATCATTCTCCGTCTCGTCTCTTTCACTCACCATTTACGGAGTCTCGAACTGTGTTGCCAAGGTGATATACAGCGTCATCGGGTACATGTTCGCTCCCGATTGCAGCGCCATCTATGTCAGCTCGCTAACTGTGTACGGTTGTGCTCTAATCCTGCTAGCTACATACCCAACTCATATGTGGGTCATATGTTTCTCGGCAATCCTGGGATTCACCTACAGCGTGACGGGTGGATATTTAGTAGAGGTTATACTCAGCCTCGTTGGCCCCGAGAACATTGCAGACGGATTGGCGTTCGGTCAGGTCGGAAAAGCTGTTGGGAGTCTGCTGTGTGGGCCTTTGGCAGGTGACTTTTTACCATCTTTACTAATAGACTTGTTCAGAACAATAAATTGCGGCTTGaaactaatttaaaaacatacagtcaaacctgaATTAAGTGGCCACTTTTGGGAAAAGGTCAAAGTGGCTGCtcaagacaggtggccacttaatacaagTGGAACATTTTCTGTCACTTAAGCTTTGTTTAAACGGAGGTCcattataaattttaacaatcATCTCACACCACCATTAGTATCATCATCGTTAAAGAagattaaatacaaatgtagatCATATAGCTAGTATATCGTAAATATGCGTATAACGTTTCTTGATTTGAAAAGAAATCAAAGGTCGAGGTATCATGTGTCAGTGTCTGTTTTATGGACACATGCTTATAGGGACTCatgcatttttaatgtttgtgtaaGGTAATTGTCACTATAAAAAGGGTTTTAGCCaagttttaaaaaggacagggtgctgcagatgAAGGGGAAAAGTGCTAAGcgagaaaagggcacattgtatcagGCTGTGAAGAACGTTATGAATTTGACCAAACATATTAGGAATTGCcttttattaaagtaaattattaaatttcaacTTCCAAATACGTAAAGTTTGTCTTATTGATAATCgttttaatcaaacattttgCAGCATTAAGCACCCTTCCATATAACTCTTCAGCTTAAACCCTACACTAATACCAGTAATCATTTATAAAACTATTACACATGCCCAATACATTTACATTAAGATCCGATCTTTTACCAGGATTACTGTATGAATCCTCCGAAAGTTACCAGACCTCATTCTTCGCGGGCGGTGTTATCATGCTACTTGGATGTGTCCTTATGCTGCCCGTTGCTAGGCAACTGAGAAAGAACAACCGGTTGAGCAGGGAGTCAGAGACAGCGATAGACTTTGAGGAAGAAAACGACGGCGAAATCGGTGCTGACTTATGTGTGCATTCGAATAAGAAAATGGTAAATATTCTTAGCTGAGCATGCATTTATAATGTGGAATACATATCAAATGTGGTTGTCATTGTAATAGCTTATATCAGTGACAAAATCgcatataaaaattatttttgtgaacACCCATTTCTGTTGATTTATTGATGATAGTTCATGTATTTTTCTCATCGccttatatttatgttttcattatgcAA
Proteins encoded in this region:
- the LOC128229616 gene encoding monocarboxylate transporter 13-like → MEGNAETADLQRGQQEVEHLLPPDAGLSESHKQLSENGILSTYVVSEFGSEVLKSVHSVQVCEKVCEPNGNKDECIEDLEPHLDSHWSFAIALASFLAQAILGGHVYTTGIFYTVFREQFPEANEVAVSWLCSMPITLWFVGSPLGSALSNRYGCRTASITGGFLASTGLTLCYFTNNFYLIFLFYGVVAGFGNGIHYVGFVASVSRYFKKFRTVANIITTIGVTFGMALYATLVPMLNDAFSWQGTLLILGGISFNLCSLACILFPIKHSTPMPKKKIMNFSLLKDKHVLLFDIQCILCNLSSGVIFLHLPALIISNGISFSVSSLSLTIYGVSNCVAKVIYSVIGYMFAPDCSAIYVSSLTVYGCALILLATYPTHMWVICFSAILGFTYSVTGGYLVEVILSLVGPENIADGLAFGQVGKAVGSLLCGPLAGLLYESSESYQTSFFAGGVIMLLGCVLMLPVARQLRKNNRLSRESETAIDFEEENDGEIGADLCVHSNKKMVNILS